The following proteins are co-located in the Paenibacillus sp. JNUCC32 genome:
- the rplX gene encoding 50S ribosomal protein L24 — MPKVKKVLESHSNKLHVKKDDTVIVISGKDKGKKGRVIAAYPRENRVLVEGVNMIKKHQKPNQMNPQGGIIEKEAPIHVSNVMHVDPKSGKVTRIGYKVLDNGKKVRVAKRSGEVIDK, encoded by the coding sequence ATGCCTAAAGTGAAAAAAGTTCTGGAATCCCATAGCAACAAACTGCACGTGAAAAAAGATGATACAGTTATCGTCATCAGCGGTAAAGACAAAGGCAAAAAAGGCCGTGTCATCGCAGCGTACCCTCGTGAAAATCGTGTTTTGGTTGAAGGTGTGAACATGATCAAGAAGCACCAGAAGCCAAACCAAATGAACCCACAAGGCGGTATCATCGAGAAGGAAGCTCCGATCCATGTATCGAACGTTATGCACGTTGATCCGAAGAGCGGAAAAGTAACTCGTATCGGTTACAAAGTACTGGACAACGGTAAAAAAGTTCGCGTAGCTAAAAGATCCGGAGAAGTTATCGATAAATAA
- the rpsC gene encoding 30S ribosomal protein S3: MGQKVNPVGLRIGIIRDWESKWYAGKDFGDLLLEDVKIREYLKNKLKDSAVSRIEIERAANRVNVTIHTAKPGMVIGKGGSEVEVLRGQVTKIAGGKKVHINISEIKNPELDAILVAESIAQQLERRVSFRRALKQAIQRTMRSGAKGIKTSVSGRLGGAEIARTEGYSEGTVPLHTLRADIDYGTAEAHTTYGRIGVKVWIYRGEVLPTAKKQAAQEGGN, from the coding sequence GTGGGCCAAAAGGTAAATCCAGTAGGACTCCGTATCGGTATTATCCGTGATTGGGAATCCAAATGGTATGCAGGCAAAGATTTCGGTGATCTTTTGCTGGAAGACGTGAAAATCCGTGAATACCTGAAAAATAAATTGAAAGACTCCGCTGTATCCCGTATCGAAATCGAGAGAGCGGCTAATCGTGTGAACGTGACGATCCACACTGCGAAGCCAGGTATGGTTATCGGTAAAGGTGGTTCCGAAGTAGAAGTACTGCGCGGACAAGTGACTAAAATCGCCGGCGGTAAAAAAGTTCACATCAACATTTCTGAAATCAAGAACCCTGAACTGGACGCAATTCTTGTTGCTGAAAGCATTGCACAACAGCTGGAACGTCGTGTATCTTTCCGTCGTGCACTGAAACAAGCGATTCAAAGAACTATGCGCTCTGGAGCGAAAGGGATTAAAACATCGGTCAGCGGACGTCTTGGCGGAGCCGAGATTGCTCGTACGGAAGGCTACAGTGAAGGAACTGTTCCACTTCATACGCTTCGTGCAGACATCGACTATGGTACAGCAGAAGCGCATACGACTTACGGCCGTATCGGCGTGAAAGTATGGATCTATCGTGGAGAGGTTCTTCCTACGGCTAAGAAACAAGCTGCTCAGGAAGGAGGCAACTAA
- the rplC gene encoding 50S ribosomal protein L3 — translation MKGILGRKLGMTQVFTPEGVVIPVTVIEAGPCVVLQKKDLENDGYEAIQVGFSDKKENRSNKPEAGHAKKANTAPKRYVREIRGVDLASVEVGQELKADVFAEGEFVDVTGISKGKGFQGVIKRWGQSRGPMSHGSRYHRRPGSMGSIQANRVPKGKRLPGHMGNETVTIQKLEVVKVDAERNVILVKGSIPGPKKGFVQIKETVKK, via the coding sequence ATGAAAGGTATCTTAGGTAGAAAGCTCGGAATGACTCAAGTATTTACCCCTGAGGGTGTTGTAATTCCTGTAACGGTTATCGAAGCAGGTCCTTGTGTTGTTCTACAAAAGAAAGATCTGGAAAACGACGGATACGAAGCGATCCAAGTTGGTTTCTCCGATAAGAAAGAGAACAGATCTAACAAACCAGAAGCAGGCCATGCGAAAAAAGCAAACACTGCGCCTAAGCGCTACGTTCGCGAAATTCGCGGTGTTGACCTCGCGAGTGTCGAGGTCGGACAAGAGCTGAAGGCTGATGTCTTCGCAGAAGGCGAATTTGTTGACGTAACGGGTATTTCCAAAGGTAAAGGATTCCAAGGCGTAATCAAGCGTTGGGGCCAAAGCCGCGGACCAATGTCTCACGGTTCCCGTTATCACCGTAGACCGGGTTCCATGGGTTCGATCCAGGCAAACCGTGTTCCTAAAGGAAAGCGTCTGCCAGGTCACATGGGCAATGAGACAGTTACGATCCAAAAGCTCGAAGTTGTTAAAGTCGACGCAGAGCGTAACGTAATCCTTGTTAAAGGCTCCATTCCAGGACCTAAAAAAGGTTTCGTTCAAATCAAAGAAACGGTGAAGAAATAA
- the rpsS gene encoding 30S ribosomal protein S19, producing the protein MSRSLKKGPFIDGYLLKKVEDMNAASKKAVIKTWSRRSTIFPQFIGHTFGVYDGRKHVPVYVTEDMVGHKLGEFAPTRTYKGHEDDKKTRR; encoded by the coding sequence ATGAGCCGTAGTTTGAAAAAAGGACCTTTTATTGACGGATATCTGCTCAAAAAAGTGGAGGATATGAACGCCGCAAGCAAAAAGGCTGTGATCAAAACCTGGTCCCGCCGCTCCACTATTTTCCCGCAATTTATCGGTCACACGTTCGGTGTATACGATGGCCGTAAACATGTACCTGTATATGTAACTGAGGACATGGTAGGACACAAGTTGGGTGAGTTCGCTCCAACCCGTACTTACAAAGGTCATGAAGACGATAAGAAAACAAGAAGATAA
- the rpsH gene encoding 30S ribosomal protein S8: protein MTMSDPIADMLTRIRNANTVRHETVEMPASTIKKQIADILKREGFIRDAEFVEDNKQGIIRVFLKYGSNNERVITGLKRISKPGLRVYTKSNEVPRVLGGLGIAIISTSKGVMTDKEARQSKAGGEVLCYVW from the coding sequence ATGACTATGTCCGATCCAATTGCAGATATGCTAACTCGTATTCGTAACGCGAACACGGTTCGCCACGAAACAGTAGAAATGCCTGCTTCGACGATTAAAAAACAAATCGCTGACATCTTGAAGCGTGAAGGCTTCATCCGTGATGCAGAGTTTGTGGAAGACAATAAACAAGGGATCATTCGTGTATTCCTGAAATATGGTTCCAACAACGAGCGCGTAATCACAGGTCTGAAAAGAATCAGCAAACCAGGTCTTCGCGTTTACACGAAGAGCAACGAAGTACCTCGCGTACTTGGTGGTTTGGGTATTGCGATCATCTCCACGTCTAAGGGAGTTATGACCGACAAAGAAGCTCGTCAATCCAAAGCTGGCGGAGAAGTTCTCTGCTACGTATGGTAA
- the rpmC gene encoding 50S ribosomal protein L29 — MKANELRNLTTAEIEQKIAGFKEELFNLRFQLATGQLDNPTRIRDVRKEIARAKTVIRERELGIS; from the coding sequence ATGAAAGCTAATGAACTGCGCAACTTAACCACTGCAGAAATCGAGCAAAAAATCGCCGGATTTAAAGAGGAACTCTTTAACCTCCGTTTTCAATTGGCCACTGGCCAGCTTGATAACCCGACTCGGATCCGTGACGTTCGCAAAGAAATAGCTCGTGCTAAAACCGTTATCCGTGAAAGAGAACTTGGGATTAGTTAA
- the rplB gene encoding 50S ribosomal protein L2 — MPIKKYKPTSPARRNMSVSTFEEITTNQPEKSLLAPLSKTAGRNNQGKITVRHHGGGHKRKYRIIDFKRNKDGIPGRVATIEYDPNRTSNIALIHYVDGEKRYIIAPKGLKVGDQVVSGVGADIKIGNALPLENIPVGTVIHNIELKPGKGGQLVRAAGTEAQLLGKEDKYVTVRLSSGEVRRILKVCRATIGSVGNQDHELIKIGKAGRSRWLGQRPEVRGVVMNPNDHPHGGGEGRAPIGRKSPMSPWGKPTLGAKTRKKGKASDKYIVRRRTK, encoded by the coding sequence GTGCCTATTAAAAAGTATAAACCGACATCCCCGGCTCGACGCAACATGTCCGTGTCGACTTTCGAAGAAATCACCACGAATCAGCCGGAGAAATCGTTGCTGGCTCCACTGAGCAAAACAGCTGGCCGCAACAACCAAGGTAAAATTACGGTTCGTCACCATGGCGGCGGACACAAACGTAAATACCGTATCATCGACTTCAAACGGAATAAAGACGGCATTCCAGGTCGCGTTGCTACAATCGAATACGACCCGAACCGTACTTCCAACATCGCTCTGATTCACTATGTAGATGGTGAAAAGCGTTATATCATCGCTCCTAAAGGTCTGAAAGTTGGAGACCAAGTAGTATCTGGAGTAGGTGCTGACATCAAGATCGGTAACGCGCTTCCTCTGGAAAACATTCCAGTAGGTACAGTTATCCACAACATCGAATTGAAACCAGGCAAAGGCGGACAATTGGTTCGTGCTGCTGGTACAGAAGCTCAGCTTCTCGGTAAAGAAGACAAGTACGTAACGGTTCGTCTTTCTTCCGGTGAAGTTCGCCGCATCCTGAAAGTTTGCCGTGCAACCATCGGTTCTGTGGGTAACCAAGACCATGAGTTGATCAAAATCGGTAAAGCAGGCCGCAGCCGCTGGCTCGGACAGCGTCCTGAAGTACGCGGTGTCGTCATGAACCCTAACGATCACCCTCACGGTGGTGGTGAAGGCCGCGCTCCAATCGGACGTAAGTCTCCTATGTCTCCATGGGGTAAACCAACCCTTGGTGCTAAGACTCGTAAAAAAGGCAAAGCTTCTGACAAATATATCGTTCGCCGCCGCACGAAGTAA
- the rplP gene encoding 50S ribosomal protein L16 has protein sequence MLVPKRVKHRKQQRGHMRGQAKGGTELNFGEFGLQATEPGWITNRQIEAARIAMTRYIRRGGKVWIKIFPDKPITQKPLEVRMGSGKGNVEKWVAVVKPGKIMFELGGVSEEIAREAMRLAAHKLPVKTKFVKREEVGGEANES, from the coding sequence ATGTTGGTACCAAAACGTGTAAAACACCGCAAACAACAGCGCGGCCATATGAGAGGCCAAGCGAAAGGCGGTACTGAACTGAACTTCGGCGAATTCGGTCTGCAAGCTACAGAACCAGGCTGGATCACGAACCGTCAGATCGAAGCTGCTCGTATCGCGATGACTCGTTACATCCGTCGTGGCGGTAAAGTATGGATCAAGATTTTCCCAGATAAGCCGATTACTCAAAAGCCTCTCGAAGTGCGGATGGGTAGCGGTAAAGGTAACGTTGAGAAATGGGTTGCCGTTGTAAAACCAGGCAAGATCATGTTTGAACTTGGAGGCGTGTCCGAGGAAATCGCCCGCGAAGCGATGCGTCTCGCCGCTCACAAGCTGCCTGTAAAAACGAAGTTTGTGAAACGAGAAGAAGTGGGTGGTGAAGCAAATGAAAGCTAA
- the rpsQ gene encoding 30S ribosomal protein S17, with translation MSEERNARKVQIGKVVSDKMDKTIVVAVETYKKHDLYHKRIKYTKKFKAHDENNQAQIGDTVKIMETRPLSKDKRWRLVEVVEKAVII, from the coding sequence ATGAGCGAAGAACGCAATGCTCGTAAAGTGCAAATCGGTAAAGTTGTCAGCGATAAAATGGATAAAACCATTGTTGTAGCTGTTGAAACTTATAAGAAGCATGACTTGTATCACAAACGCATTAAATACACGAAAAAATTTAAAGCGCATGATGAGAACAATCAAGCTCAAATCGGAGATACCGTTAAAATCATGGAAACTCGCCCTCTCTCCAAAGACAAGCGCTGGAGACTGGTAGAAGTGGTTGAAAAAGCGGTTATCATCTAA
- the rplD gene encoding 50S ribosomal protein L4 — MPKVALYNVSGSQVGEVELNEAVFGIEPNAHVLHSAVLLQRASLRRGTHKVKGRSEVRGGGRKPWKQKGTGRARQGSIRSPQWKGGGVVFGPTPRSYTFKLPKKVRRLAIKSALSSKVIDNAIIVLDQLTLNTPKTKEFANILSNLKVGRKALIVAPSYDDNVALSARNIPGVKFVAADGINVLDVLSYDQLIITKEAVQKVEEVLA; from the coding sequence ATGCCTAAAGTAGCACTTTATAATGTCAGCGGTAGCCAGGTTGGCGAAGTAGAATTGAATGAAGCTGTATTCGGCATCGAGCCGAACGCTCACGTACTGCACAGCGCGGTATTGCTGCAGCGCGCTTCCCTTCGTCGCGGTACCCACAAAGTAAAAGGACGTTCTGAAGTACGCGGTGGCGGACGTAAGCCTTGGAAACAAAAAGGTACCGGCCGTGCTCGTCAAGGTTCGATCCGTTCTCCACAATGGAAAGGCGGCGGCGTGGTATTTGGACCGACTCCGCGCAGCTACACGTTTAAACTTCCTAAGAAAGTTCGTCGTTTGGCTATCAAATCCGCTTTGTCTTCCAAAGTGATTGACAACGCAATTATCGTATTGGATCAACTGACGCTGAACACGCCGAAAACGAAAGAGTTTGCTAACATCCTTAGCAACCTGAAAGTTGGCCGTAAAGCTCTGATCGTTGCTCCAAGCTATGATGATAATGTAGCCCTTTCCGCACGTAATATTCCTGGTGTGAAATTCGTAGCGGCTGACGGCATTAATGTTCTTGACGTACTGTCGTACGATCAACTGATCATTACGAAGGAAGCAGTTCAGAAGGTAGAGGAGGTGCTCGCGTAA
- a CDS encoding globin-coupled sensor protein: protein MKCPFAWMKRSLEDEVQPEVELRNSEDARYVYQEPLGELNDQMRMIGLTEGDLQLLRQLRPQMEERLEEITEAFYQSVVGVDKLREIIVEHSTIERLKQTLKDHLLEIWNGEINEAYVAKRLRIAEVHKRVGLEPKWYLSAFQNLQNEFFKMIYREVVGEEQQIRLVSTITKLLSLEQQLVLEAYERENLSEKQFQYDRVRKELKQNIAAFVSELSGLTLDINEAVERLMTSSSEMADTFERTSTTTQGSISDARAGEAKIAELEDQMNAIDQSAAGMQHAVQELQESSKQISVIAVNVQEIASQIKLLSLNATIEAARAGEHGKGFAVVAQEVSRLSEDTRTTVNRIADIVSKSRSITAEVVESINQVQGLTIQGKRQSEESSKLFSSILMSVQSSAERMMSAEKEMKLLSMTIGSIREATSEAAVSAENFKESTERM, encoded by the coding sequence ATGAAATGTCCGTTTGCATGGATGAAGAGGAGTTTGGAAGATGAAGTTCAGCCTGAAGTAGAACTGCGCAATTCAGAAGATGCCCGTTATGTGTATCAAGAACCATTAGGCGAGTTGAATGATCAAATGCGGATGATTGGCCTTACCGAGGGGGATCTTCAGCTTTTGAGGCAGCTCCGTCCGCAAATGGAGGAGAGGCTCGAGGAGATAACAGAAGCATTTTATCAATCTGTCGTGGGTGTGGATAAGTTAAGGGAGATTATCGTGGAACACAGTACGATTGAAAGATTAAAGCAGACATTAAAGGATCATCTTCTCGAAATATGGAATGGGGAAATCAATGAAGCTTATGTGGCAAAAAGGCTGCGCATTGCCGAGGTGCATAAGCGCGTGGGGCTTGAGCCTAAATGGTACTTGTCCGCTTTCCAGAACTTACAGAACGAATTCTTCAAGATGATCTATAGAGAGGTTGTAGGAGAAGAACAACAAATACGGCTAGTGTCGACGATTACCAAGTTGCTTAGCCTGGAGCAGCAGCTAGTGCTGGAAGCTTACGAGAGAGAAAACTTAAGTGAGAAGCAGTTCCAGTATGATAGGGTAAGAAAAGAGCTGAAACAGAACATTGCTGCTTTTGTTAGCGAATTATCCGGGCTGACGCTGGATATTAATGAGGCTGTAGAACGCCTGATGACCAGCAGTAGCGAGATGGCTGATACATTTGAACGCACTTCGACCACAACGCAGGGCTCGATATCGGATGCAAGGGCCGGTGAAGCAAAAATAGCAGAGTTGGAGGATCAAATGAATGCGATTGACCAAAGCGCGGCCGGGATGCAGCATGCGGTGCAAGAACTTCAGGAATCCTCCAAGCAGATTTCCGTTATAGCGGTGAATGTTCAGGAAATAGCCTCCCAGATCAAGCTGCTTTCCTTAAATGCCACCATAGAAGCAGCACGCGCCGGAGAGCATGGAAAGGGTTTTGCCGTTGTAGCCCAAGAGGTAAGCCGACTGTCGGAGGACACGAGGACGACCGTGAACCGAATTGCAGATATCGTATCCAAGTCGAGATCCATCACGGCAGAAGTGGTAGAATCTATTAACCAGGTTCAAGGGCTAACGATACAAGGGAAGAGGCAGTCCGAGGAATCCAGCAAGCTGTTCTCCAGCATTCTGATGTCCGTACAGTCCAGTGCAGAACGAATGATGAGCGCGGAGAAAGAAATGAAACTGCTCTCCATGACGATTGGAAGCATCCGGGAAGCCACGTCCGAAGCTGCGGTTTCAGCCGAAAATTTCAAGGAAAGCACGGAGCGAATGTAA
- a CDS encoding type Z 30S ribosomal protein S14, translating into MAKTSMKVKQQRTPKFKVRAYTRCERCGRPHSVLQKFKICRICFRELAYKGQIPGVKKASW; encoded by the coding sequence GTGGCAAAAACTTCGATGAAAGTTAAACAACAACGTACACCGAAATTCAAAGTACGGGCATATACCCGTTGTGAACGTTGTGGTCGCCCACATTCGGTACTGCAGAAGTTTAAAATTTGCAGAATTTGTTTCCGTGAATTAGCTTATAAAGGCCAGATTCCTGGCGTGAAAAAAGCAAGCTGGTAA
- the rpsJ gene encoding 30S ribosomal protein S10, translated as MAKQKIRIRLKAYDHRVLDQSAEKIVETAKRSGAGVSGPIPLPTEKQVITILRAVHKYKDSREQFEMRTHKRLIDIVNPTPQTVDALMRLDLPSGVDIEIKL; from the coding sequence ATGGCAAAGCAAAAAATTCGTATTCGCTTGAAAGCATACGACCACAGAGTTCTTGATCAATCCGCTGAGAAAATTGTTGAGACAGCAAAACGTTCGGGTGCTGGTGTATCCGGTCCGATCCCGCTTCCAACTGAGAAACAAGTAATTACCATTCTCCGTGCGGTGCACAAGTATAAGGATTCTCGGGAACAGTTCGAAATGCGTACACATAAACGCTTGATCGACATCGTGAACCCGACTCCACAAACTGTGGATGCCTTGATGCGCTTGGACCTGCCGTCCGGTGTAGATATCGAAATCAAACTGTAA
- the rplV gene encoding 50S ribosomal protein L22 codes for MEAKAHARSIRIAPRKAQLVVDLIRGKQVGEAIAILRHTPKAASPVVEKLLNSAIANAEHNYSLDVTKLVVTQAYVNQGPTMKRFRPRAMGRASRINKRTSHITLVVAEK; via the coding sequence ATGGAAGCAAAAGCACATGCTAGATCGATTCGTATTGCTCCTCGTAAAGCTCAACTCGTTGTTGACTTGATCCGCGGTAAGCAAGTCGGCGAAGCGATCGCAATTCTTCGTCACACTCCGAAAGCTGCATCTCCGGTTGTTGAGAAGCTTTTGAACTCGGCTATCGCAAACGCTGAGCATAACTACTCTTTGGATGTAACTAAATTGGTTGTGACGCAAGCTTATGTCAACCAGGGACCGACTATGAAACGTTTCCGCCCTCGTGCGATGGGACGTGCAAGCCGGATCAATAAACGCACCAGCCACATTACTTTGGTGGTAGCTGAAAAATAA
- the tuf gene encoding elongation factor Tu: protein MAKAKYERTKPHVNIGTIGHVDHGKTTLTAAITSVLSKTYGGAAMSFDQIDKAPEERERGITISTSHVEYETDARHYAHVDCPGHADYVKNMITGAAQMDGAILVVSAADGPMPQTREHILLSRQVGVPYIVVFLNKCDMVEDEELLELVEMEVRDLLSEYDFPGDDTPITRGSAREALQNPEGEWAQKIVEMFKTIDEYIPLPERDTDKPFLMPVEDVFSITGRGTVATGRVERGTIKVGDEIEIVGIAEETKKSVVTGVEMFRKLLDSAQAGDNIGALLRGVERTQIERGQVLAKPASVKPHTEFTAQVYVLSKEEGGRHKPFFTGYRPQFYFRTTDVTGVINLPEGSEMVMPGDNITVTVNLISPIAIEEGTKFSIREGGRTVGAGSVASIIK from the coding sequence ATGGCAAAGGCTAAATACGAACGTACGAAACCCCATGTTAACATCGGTACTATCGGTCACGTTGACCATGGTAAAACAACTTTGACTGCTGCAATTACATCTGTATTGTCCAAAACTTACGGTGGCGCAGCAATGTCCTTCGATCAAATCGACAAAGCTCCAGAAGAGCGCGAACGCGGTATCACAATCTCTACTTCCCACGTAGAGTATGAAACTGATGCTCGTCACTACGCACACGTTGACTGCCCAGGTCACGCTGACTATGTTAAAAACATGATCACTGGTGCTGCTCAAATGGACGGAGCAATCCTGGTTGTATCCGCAGCTGACGGCCCAATGCCGCAAACTCGCGAGCACATCCTGCTGTCCCGCCAAGTAGGCGTTCCTTACATCGTTGTATTCTTGAACAAATGCGACATGGTTGAAGACGAAGAGCTCTTGGAATTGGTTGAGATGGAAGTTCGCGACCTTCTGAGCGAGTACGACTTCCCAGGCGACGACACTCCGATCACTCGTGGTTCCGCTCGTGAAGCTCTGCAAAACCCAGAAGGCGAATGGGCACAAAAAATCGTTGAAATGTTCAAAACAATCGACGAGTACATCCCATTGCCTGAGCGCGACACTGACAAGCCTTTCTTGATGCCTGTCGAGGACGTATTCTCCATCACTGGTCGTGGTACCGTTGCTACAGGTCGTGTAGAGCGTGGTACGATCAAAGTTGGTGACGAGATCGAAATCGTTGGTATCGCTGAAGAAACTAAGAAATCCGTTGTTACGGGCGTTGAAATGTTCCGTAAATTGCTGGATTCCGCACAAGCTGGTGACAACATCGGTGCATTGCTTCGTGGTGTTGAGCGTACTCAAATCGAGCGCGGTCAAGTACTTGCTAAGCCTGCTTCCGTTAAACCACACACTGAGTTCACAGCTCAAGTATACGTACTGAGCAAAGAAGAAGGCGGACGTCATAAGCCTTTCTTCACTGGCTACCGTCCACAGTTCTACTTCCGTACTACGGACGTAACTGGTGTGATCAACTTGCCAGAAGGTTCTGAAATGGTTATGCCTGGTGATAACATCACTGTAACGGTTAACCTGATCAGCCCAATCGCCATCGAAGAAGGAACTAAGTTCTCCATTCGTGAAGGCGGCCGTACCGTAGGTGCTGGTTCCGTTGCTTCCATCATTAAATAA
- the rplW gene encoding 50S ribosomal protein L23: protein MKDPRDIIKRPVITERTADYMAELKYAFEVDIRANKTEIKQAVESIFKVKVSNVNTMRVPAKPKRYGRYSGYTTEWKKAIVTLAPDSKPLEFFESVE from the coding sequence ATGAAAGACCCACGCGATATAATCAAGCGCCCGGTGATCACGGAACGTACGGCTGACTACATGGCAGAGCTGAAATATGCTTTTGAAGTGGATATCCGTGCTAACAAGACCGAGATCAAGCAAGCTGTCGAATCTATTTTTAAAGTTAAAGTATCGAACGTGAATACGATGCGTGTTCCTGCTAAGCCAAAGCGTTACGGCCGTTATTCCGGTTACACAACCGAATGGAAAAAGGCAATCGTGACTTTGGCACCAGACAGCAAACCGCTCGAGTTCTTTGAATCGGTTGAATAA
- the rplF gene encoding 50S ribosomal protein L6, with translation MSRIGRKPIAIPNGVEVTLDNTVITVKGPKGTLTRELHKDMQITVENNEINVVRPSDNKTHRSLHGTTRSVVSNMVNGVTEGFSKNLELVGVGYRASKSGDKIVLNVGYSHPVEITPEPGIEFDVPANTKITVRGIDKERVGAYAAKIRSVREPEPYKGKGIKYEGERIIRKEGKAGKKK, from the coding sequence ATGTCCCGTATTGGTCGTAAACCAATTGCTATTCCTAACGGTGTGGAAGTCACACTGGATAACACTGTAATCACTGTAAAAGGACCTAAAGGTACCTTGACTCGTGAATTGCATAAAGACATGCAAATTACAGTAGAAAACAACGAGATCAATGTTGTTCGTCCTTCCGACAACAAAACACATCGCTCTCTTCACGGCACGACCCGCAGCGTTGTCTCGAATATGGTCAACGGTGTAACTGAAGGATTCTCGAAAAACCTTGAGTTGGTTGGTGTCGGATACCGTGCAAGCAAATCCGGAGATAAAATCGTTCTGAACGTGGGTTACTCCCACCCAGTTGAAATTACACCGGAGCCAGGTATTGAATTCGACGTACCGGCTAACACGAAAATCACGGTTCGCGGTATCGATAAAGAGCGCGTAGGTGCATACGCTGCTAAGATTCGTTCCGTACGTGAGCCTGAGCCTTACAAAGGTAAAGGGATTAAATACGAAGGTGAACGCATTATCCGTAAGGAAGGTAAAGCTGGTAAGAAGAAGTAA
- the rplN gene encoding 50S ribosomal protein L14, with protein sequence MIQPFTRLAVADNSGAKELMCIRVLGGTGRRTAQIGDLIVCSVKQATPGGVVKKGDVVRAVVVRTKRSVRRKDGSYISFDENAAVVVKDDRSPRGTRIFGPVARELRERDYMKIVSLAPEVI encoded by the coding sequence ATGATTCAACCATTTACACGTTTAGCTGTTGCTGACAACTCCGGTGCGAAGGAACTGATGTGTATCCGCGTATTGGGTGGTACTGGTCGTCGTACAGCTCAAATCGGTGATTTGATCGTATGTTCCGTCAAACAAGCAACACCAGGCGGCGTTGTCAAAAAGGGTGATGTAGTAAGAGCGGTAGTCGTTCGTACGAAGCGTTCTGTACGTCGTAAAGACGGATCTTACATCTCATTTGACGAGAATGCAGCTGTTGTTGTTAAAGACGACAGAAGCCCACGCGGAACTCGTATTTTCGGACCAGTTGCTCGCGAACTTCGCGAAAGAGACTACATGAAAATCGTTTCCTTGGCTCCGGAAGTAATCTAA
- the rplE gene encoding 50S ribosomal protein L5, producing the protein MAARMKERFLNEVTPALMQKFSYKTVMQVPKIEKVVINMGVGDAVANSKVLDSAVNDMQLIAGQKPVITRAKKSIAGFKLRENMPIGVKVTLRGERMYYFLDKLFNVTLPRVRDFQGVSTKAFDGRGNYTLGLKEQLIFPEIEYDKVDKVRGMDIVIVTTAKTDEESRELLAQLGMPFAK; encoded by the coding sequence ATGGCAGCAAGAATGAAAGAGCGTTTTTTGAACGAAGTAACTCCTGCTCTGATGCAGAAGTTTAGCTATAAGACAGTAATGCAAGTACCAAAAATCGAGAAGGTTGTCATCAACATGGGTGTGGGTGACGCTGTAGCCAACTCGAAAGTGCTTGATTCCGCTGTGAACGACATGCAGCTGATTGCTGGTCAAAAACCGGTTATCACCCGTGCAAAGAAATCCATCGCGGGATTCAAACTGCGTGAGAACATGCCAATCGGTGTGAAGGTAACGCTGCGCGGTGAGCGTATGTACTACTTCCTCGACAAGCTGTTCAACGTTACACTTCCACGTGTACGTGACTTCCAAGGCGTGTCCACCAAAGCATTTGACGGACGCGGTAACTATACGCTCGGTCTGAAAGAGCAGCTCATTTTCCCTGAAATTGAGTATGACAAAGTGGATAAGGTTCGCGGTATGGACATCGTTATCGTAACGACTGCTAAAACCGACGAAGAATCCCGTGAACTGCTTGCTCAACTGGGCATGCCTTTCGCGAAATAA